A genomic window from Candidatus Denitrolinea symbiosum includes:
- a CDS encoding single-stranded DNA-binding protein → MSKQYNKTTFVGHLGTDPEMRYTPSGTPVTSFNVANNDQYTNDKGEVIKTTTWFRCAAWGKQAEVCNQYLRKGSKVLIEGRLTPDKNTGRPRLWTRQDGTVQADYELKILEIHFLDNKNSGSESGSESSDVQGPSEDEIPF, encoded by the coding sequence ATGTCCAAGCAATACAACAAAACCACATTCGTCGGTCATCTTGGAACCGACCCGGAAATGCGCTATACGCCCTCCGGCACGCCCGTGACGTCCTTCAATGTTGCCAACAACGACCAGTACACCAACGACAAGGGTGAAGTCATCAAGACCACCACCTGGTTTCGCTGCGCGGCCTGGGGGAAGCAGGCGGAGGTCTGCAACCAGTACTTGCGTAAGGGCAGCAAAGTGCTGATCGAGGGCAGGCTCACACCGGATAAAAACACAGGTCGCCCGAGGTTATGGACGCGTCAGGACGGCACAGTGCAAGCCGATTATGAACTGAAGATTCTTGAAATTCACTTCCTGGATAACAAGAACAGCGGTTCCGAATCAGGCTCCGAATCCAGCGATGTGCAAGGTCCGTCCGAAGACGAAATTCCATTCTAG
- a CDS encoding DNA repair protein RadC, with protein MITTNNQLLLHTPTHYEQPKLKTIPLREQPAYRVAQNATACNLTELMAAVIGGQRQIEIAQALLARFEGDIRRLYQAHPMELAKVKGISQATAVRIKAALNLGLRLNLPNEERPTINSPADAAALVQHDMSLLEKEHLRTLLLDRRNRVLEIVEVYQGSVNSSQVRVGEIFQAAVGRMASALVVVHNHPSGDPTPSPDDVAVTRAIVQAGKLLDIEVLDHLVIGQGRWVSLKERGMGFT; from the coding sequence ATGATTACCACCAACAACCAGTTACTCCTTCACACACCCACCCATTACGAACAGCCCAAACTGAAGACCATACCCCTGCGCGAGCAGCCCGCCTATCGCGTCGCGCAAAACGCAACCGCCTGCAATCTCACGGAACTCATGGCGGCGGTGATTGGCGGGCAAAGGCAGATCGAGATCGCGCAGGCTCTGCTGGCGCGTTTCGAGGGAGACATCCGCCGTTTGTATCAGGCGCACCCGATGGAACTGGCGAAGGTCAAGGGCATCAGCCAGGCGACCGCGGTTCGGATCAAAGCCGCGCTCAATCTGGGCTTGCGGCTCAACCTTCCCAATGAAGAACGCCCCACGATCAATTCTCCCGCAGACGCCGCCGCGCTCGTTCAACACGACATGAGCCTTCTGGAAAAGGAGCACCTGCGCACATTGCTTCTGGACCGGCGCAATCGCGTGCTGGAAATCGTGGAGGTCTATCAAGGGTCGGTGAATTCCTCACAGGTGCGCGTGGGCGAAATCTTTCAGGCAGCCGTGGGGCGAATGGCATCCGCCCTGGTGGTGGTACACAATCACCCATCGGGGGATCCGACTCCTTCGCCCGATGATGTCGCTGTGACGCGCGCCATCGTGCAGGCGGGCAAGTTGCTGGACATCGAAGTGCTCGACCACCTCGTGATCGGCCAAGGCAGGTGGGTCAGCCTCAAGGAACGCGGGATGGGCTTCACGTAG